A single region of the Zonotrichia leucophrys gambelii isolate GWCS_2022_RI chromosome 9, RI_Zleu_2.0, whole genome shotgun sequence genome encodes:
- the LRRC3 gene encoding leucine-rich repeat-containing protein 3 gives MAEALQGRPGSVLVPRSCCPTRGAARGRAQLPACRMTLTSTTSVAQAFFCLLLCIPWGSSCPPSCQCTERAGAKAVLCSSQHLQEIPKDIPRDAVLLKLDANSITSIPSNAFRRLSRLQEIDLSRNAIEHIDRAAFRGVAAGLRSLDLSGNRIRSIPKEALLALRAELRLADNPWHCGCALQELLGAARLHPGSVRDITCHTAPRHELVGKPLLQALGSGANLCSVPRRSTDVAVLLAMFAWFAMLAAYLICYVRHNRERSRGHRERPRALPGTRGRAESASTAL, from the coding sequence ATGGCAGAGGCCTTGCAGGGACGCCCAGGGTCCGTCCtggtgcccaggagctgctgccccacccggggagctgccaggggccgtgcccagctgcctgcctgcaggatgaccctcaccagcaccaccagcGTAGCCCAGGCCttcttctgcctcctgctctgcatcccctggggcagctcctgcccgcCCAGCTGCCAGTGCACGGAGCGGGCCGGGGCcaaggctgtgctctgcagctcccagcacctgcaggagaTCCCCAAGGACATCCCCAGGGACGCGGTGCTCCTCAAGCTGGACGCCAACAGCAtcaccagcatccccagcaaCGCCTTCAGGCGCCTGTCCCGCCTGCAGGAGATCGACCTGTCCCGGAACGCCATCGAGCACATCGACAGGGCGGCCTTCAGAGGGGTGGCAGCCGGGCTGAGGAGCCTCGATCTCTCCGGGAACCGCATCCGCAGCATTCCCAaggaggctctgctggctctcagGGCCGAGCTGCGGCTGGCCGACAACCCGTGGCACTGCGGGTGcgccctgcaggagctgctgggggcgGCGCGGCTGCACCCCGGCTCGGTGCGGGACATCACCTGCCACACGGCCCCGCGACACGAGCTCGTGGGCAAGCCGCTGCTGCAGGCGCTGGGCAGCGGCGCCAACCTCTGCAGCGTGCCACGGAGGAGCACGGACGTGGCCGTGCTGCTCGCCATGTTCGCCTGGTTCGCCATGCTCGCCGCTTATCTCATCTGCTACGTGCGGCACAACCGGGAGCGCTCCCGCGGGCACCGCGAGCGCCCGCGGGCACTGCCGGGCACACGGGGCCGGGCCGAGAGcgccagcactgccctgtag